From Lolium perenne isolate Kyuss_39 chromosome 5, Kyuss_2.0, whole genome shotgun sequence, a single genomic window includes:
- the LOC127300809 gene encoding isochorismate synthase 2, chloroplastic isoform X1 has product MAPSSSLYSSGRFLPSRTASTARLVGRWLRPSCSLAMNGCAAGAGDRGVVSLQETRVLPAASAPLEAVGQLRAAVAALNADPPASSSGIIRIEVPIRQRGDAIEWLHAQRQSSLPRCFFSARAPLPDTPALATATADSNNGNGNGCHKEHLEQPVSVAGVGSAVFFRGADPFSLRDWRAIKRFLSRDCPLIRAYGAIRFDATSDSSVEWEDYGAFYFVVPQVEFNELEESSVLATTIAWDDSLSWTWRSAVEELQATLHKISPSSAKVNRSNLQTAIVNLNHVPTKASWDLAVTKALQMIKGRQTELVKVVLARCSRYITDTHIDPLELLACLKVEGQNAYQFCIQPPDAPAFVGNSPEQLFHRKYLNISSEALAGTRARGKTRGDDFQIGQDLLLSTKEDTEFTIVRDSIKKKLEMICNEVVVNPSKALRKLPRVQHLSAQLAARLRNEDDEFDILNALHPSPAVCGLPTEEARQFIRDYEIFDRGMYAGPVGWFGGAESEFAVGIRSALLGKGHSTLVYAGAGIVEGTNPSFEWDELDLKASQFAKLLQYQEQHICYH; this is encoded by the exons ATGGCGCCGTCATCGTCGCTGTACTCCTCCGGCCGTTTCCTCCCCTCCCGCACGGCGTCGACGGCGAGGCTC GTCGGGCGGTGGCTCCGGCCGTCCTGCTCCCTGGCCATGAACGGCTGCGCGGCCGGTGCCGGCGACCGTGGTGTGGTGAGCCTGCAGGAGACGCGGGTACTGCCGGCCGCGTCGGCACCGCTTGAGGCGGTGGGGCAGCTCAGGGCCGCCGTCGCCGCGCTCAACGCCGACCCGCCGGCGTCCTCCTCCGGCATCATCCGCATCGAG GTGCCGATTCGGCAGCGAGGAGACGCCATCGAGTGGCTGCACGCACAGAGGCAGAGCTCGCTGccgcgctgcttcttctccgcccgGGCGCCGCTGCCGGACACGCCAGccctcgccaccgccaccgccgacaGCAACAACGGTAACGGCAACGGCTGCCACAAGGAGCATTTGGAGCAGCCGGTGAGCGTCGCCGGCGTGGGCTCGGCGGTCTTCTTCCGCGGCGCGGATCCCTTCTCCCTCCGCGACTGGCGCGCCATCAAGAG ATTTCTTTCGAGAGATTGCCCGCTGATCCGGGCGTACGGGGCCATCCGTTTCGACGCGACGAGCGACTCCTCGGTGGAGTGGGAGGACTACGGCGCATTCTACTTCGTCGTCCCACAG GTTGAGTTCAATGAGCTTGAGGAGAGCTCGGTTCTTGCGACGACGATTGCATGGGATGACTCGCTCTCTTGGACATGGCGGAGCGCTGTGGAAGAGCTCCAAGCAACATTGCACAAG ATATCACCATCCTCAGCTAAGGTGAACAGGTCCAACCTACAAACAGCCATCGTAAATCTTAATCATGTCCCCACCAAGGCGTCCTGGGATCTTGCTGTTACTAAGGCTCTCCAGATGATTAAAGGAAGGCAAACGGAATTAGTGAAG GTTGTACTGGCAAGGTGCAGCAGGTACATTACTGATACTCACATTGACCCTTTGGAGCTGTTAGCTTGTCTAAAG GTTGAGGGCCAAAATGCCTACCAGTTTTGCATACAACCACCTGACGCCCCTGCATTTGTTGGCAATAGT CCAGAGCAACTATTTCACCGGAAGTACTTGAATATTTCTAGCGAGGCTTTAGCTGGTACGCGAGCAAGAGGGAAAACAAGGGGTGATGATTTTCAAATTGGCCAGGATTTGCTTCTAAG CACCAAAGAGGATACTGAATTTACTATAGTAAGGGACAGCATAAAGAAGAAGCTTGAG ATGATCTGTAATGAGGTTGTTGTCAATCCCAGCAAAGCTCTTCGGAAACTTCCTAGAGTACAACATTTGTCAGCCCAATTAGCTGCAAGATTACGTAACGAAGACGATGAG TTTGATATCCTAAATGCTCTTCATCCAAGTCCAGCTGTTTGTGGCTTGCCCACTGAGGAGGCACGCCAATTCATACGAGAttatg AAATTTTCGACCGTGGAATGTATGCTGGACCTGTTGGTTGGTTTGGAGGAGCTGAAAGTGAGTTTGCTGTTGGGATTAGAtcagcactactaggaaaa GGCCATAGCACTTTAGTTTATGCCGGTGCGGGGATTGTTGAAGGGACAAATCCATCTTTTGAATGGGATGAGCTTGACCTCAAAGCATCTCAG TTTGCCAAGTTGTTGCAATATCAAGAACAACATATTTGCTACCACTAG
- the LOC127300809 gene encoding isochorismate synthase 2, chloroplastic isoform X2, with translation MAPSSSLYSSGRFLPSRTASTARLVGRWLRPSCSLAMNGCAAGAGDRGVVSLQETRVLPAASAPLEAVGQLRAAVAALNADPPASSSGIIRIEVPIRQRGDAIEWLHAQRQSSLPRCFFSARAPLPDTPALATATADSNNGNGNGCHKEHLEQPVSVAGVGSAVFFRGADPFSLRDWRAIKRFLSRDCPLIRAYGAIRFDATSDSSVEWEDYGAFYFVVPQVEFNELEESSVLATTIAWDDSLSWTWRSAVEELQATLHKISPSSAKVNRSNLQTAIVNLNHVPTKASWDLAVTKALQMIKGRQTELVKVVLARCSRYITDTHIDPLELLACLKVEGQNAYQFCIQPPDAPAFVGNSPEQLFHRKYLNISSEALAGTRARGKTRGDDFQIGQDLLLSTKEDTEFTIVRDSIKKKLEMICNEVVVNPSKALRKLPRVQHLSAQLAARLRNEDDEFDILNALHPSPAVCGLPTEEARQFIRDYEIFDRGMYAGPVGWFGGAESEFAVGIRSALLGKSRSYLVSGP, from the exons ATGGCGCCGTCATCGTCGCTGTACTCCTCCGGCCGTTTCCTCCCCTCCCGCACGGCGTCGACGGCGAGGCTC GTCGGGCGGTGGCTCCGGCCGTCCTGCTCCCTGGCCATGAACGGCTGCGCGGCCGGTGCCGGCGACCGTGGTGTGGTGAGCCTGCAGGAGACGCGGGTACTGCCGGCCGCGTCGGCACCGCTTGAGGCGGTGGGGCAGCTCAGGGCCGCCGTCGCCGCGCTCAACGCCGACCCGCCGGCGTCCTCCTCCGGCATCATCCGCATCGAG GTGCCGATTCGGCAGCGAGGAGACGCCATCGAGTGGCTGCACGCACAGAGGCAGAGCTCGCTGccgcgctgcttcttctccgcccgGGCGCCGCTGCCGGACACGCCAGccctcgccaccgccaccgccgacaGCAACAACGGTAACGGCAACGGCTGCCACAAGGAGCATTTGGAGCAGCCGGTGAGCGTCGCCGGCGTGGGCTCGGCGGTCTTCTTCCGCGGCGCGGATCCCTTCTCCCTCCGCGACTGGCGCGCCATCAAGAG ATTTCTTTCGAGAGATTGCCCGCTGATCCGGGCGTACGGGGCCATCCGTTTCGACGCGACGAGCGACTCCTCGGTGGAGTGGGAGGACTACGGCGCATTCTACTTCGTCGTCCCACAG GTTGAGTTCAATGAGCTTGAGGAGAGCTCGGTTCTTGCGACGACGATTGCATGGGATGACTCGCTCTCTTGGACATGGCGGAGCGCTGTGGAAGAGCTCCAAGCAACATTGCACAAG ATATCACCATCCTCAGCTAAGGTGAACAGGTCCAACCTACAAACAGCCATCGTAAATCTTAATCATGTCCCCACCAAGGCGTCCTGGGATCTTGCTGTTACTAAGGCTCTCCAGATGATTAAAGGAAGGCAAACGGAATTAGTGAAG GTTGTACTGGCAAGGTGCAGCAGGTACATTACTGATACTCACATTGACCCTTTGGAGCTGTTAGCTTGTCTAAAG GTTGAGGGCCAAAATGCCTACCAGTTTTGCATACAACCACCTGACGCCCCTGCATTTGTTGGCAATAGT CCAGAGCAACTATTTCACCGGAAGTACTTGAATATTTCTAGCGAGGCTTTAGCTGGTACGCGAGCAAGAGGGAAAACAAGGGGTGATGATTTTCAAATTGGCCAGGATTTGCTTCTAAG CACCAAAGAGGATACTGAATTTACTATAGTAAGGGACAGCATAAAGAAGAAGCTTGAG ATGATCTGTAATGAGGTTGTTGTCAATCCCAGCAAAGCTCTTCGGAAACTTCCTAGAGTACAACATTTGTCAGCCCAATTAGCTGCAAGATTACGTAACGAAGACGATGAG TTTGATATCCTAAATGCTCTTCATCCAAGTCCAGCTGTTTGTGGCTTGCCCACTGAGGAGGCACGCCAATTCATACGAGAttatg AAATTTTCGACCGTGGAATGTATGCTGGACCTGTTGGTTGGTTTGGAGGAGCTGAAAGTGAGTTTGCTGTTGGGATTAGAtcagcactactaggaaaa TCACGTAGCTATCTTGTATCAGGGCCATAG
- the LOC127300810 gene encoding mitochondrial outer membrane porin, whose translation MGGPGLYTGIGKKAKDLLYKDYQTDQKFTLTTYAANGAAITATSTKKGDLILGEIQSQIKNKGITVDVKANSASNVITTITADEYAAPGLKTIFSFAVPDQKSGKVELQYLHDYAGINASIGLTANPVVNLSAAFGNSALAVGADVSLDTATKNLTKYNAGLSYTNKDLIASLNLNNKGDSLTASYYHIVEKSNTAVGAELTHSFSSNENSLTIGTQHILDPLTLVKARFNNSGKVSTLIQHEFRPKSLITISAEVDTKAIEKSSKVGIALALKP comes from the exons ATGGGCGGGCCAGGCCTCTACACCGGGATCGGCAAGAAGGCCAAGG ATCTGCTGTACAAGGACTACCAGACCGACCAGAAGTTCACCCTCACCACCTACGCCGCCAATGGCGCC GCAATTACTGCTACCAGTACAAAGAAGGGTGATCTGATACTCGGTGAGATCCAGTCCCAGATCAAGAACAAAGGAATCACTGTAGATGTGAAGGCCAACTCAGCATCTAAT GTCATTACTACAATTACCGCTGATGAGTATGCGGCACCAGGGCTGAAGACCATCTTCAGCTTTGCTGTTCCTGATCAGAAATCTGGAAAG GTTGAGCTCCAGTACTTGCATGATTACGCTGGTATTAATGCAAGCATTGGTTTGACTGCTAATCCTGTTGTCAACCTCTCTGCTGCATTTGGAAATAGCGCTCTAGCTGTTGGTGCTGATGTCTCACTTGATACTGCCACCAAGAATCTGACCAAATACAATGCTGGGCTTAGCTACACCAATAAAGATCTTATTGCATCCCTGAACTT GAACAACAAGGGAGACAGCCTCACTGCATCCTATTACCACATTGTGGAGAAATCCAACACAGCTGTTGGGGCGGAGCTGACCCACAGCTTCTCGAGCAACGAGAACAGCCTCACCATCGGCACCCAGCATATTCTTGACCCGCTTACCCTCGTGAAGGCCCGCTTCAACAACTCTGGAAAGGTCAGCACGCTGATCCAGCACGAGTTCAGGCCGAAGTCGTTGATCACCATCTCTGCGGAAGTCGACACCAAGGCCATTGAGAAGAGCTCCAAGGTCGGCATCGCATTGGCCCTCAAGCCTTGA